The proteins below come from a single Microbacterium sp. SLBN-154 genomic window:
- a CDS encoding ABC transporter substrate-binding protein, which yields MSQSHGNRSRLYLATGLLAASALALVACAPPGGGTTDTGGSATPTLDGAPTCGEEDVVLDMYIETGFPLPKELADEFTNQYPNVTFDIREDQFAVITQNAPRVLQDSPPDLMRLPQMSELASSGLLLNLDPYAEAFGWTEWPASQLEQLRVDEEGRRGDGPLYAMGLNFSMTGVFYNKELAEQIGMTEPPATLEEFDGYLAAARDAGLTPIAQFNGGATGGLLFPLQLLMASYGETAPINDWIFQKEGATIDTPDNLEAAEHLQGWIEEGFFADDVNSMDYSQMMSRFIGGESVFIFSGDWESGNLDTQMPDNAGFFVMPPLEDGGTLGAMSAPLTYGISANAENPDCAAFFLDWVATDETARTITVEVGGSHPMGPADAFMPEVAEGSVTAETLAAGTTINDADGAMDFIANATGAIYAQSWTPNVQRLVAGEQDAAGLLSSVQTDYEAEVGQ from the coding sequence GTGTCTCAATCACACGGCAACCGGTCACGCCTCTACCTCGCCACCGGCCTGCTGGCAGCATCCGCTCTCGCCCTCGTCGCCTGCGCCCCTCCCGGCGGCGGCACGACCGACACCGGCGGGTCGGCCACCCCGACCCTGGACGGCGCTCCCACCTGCGGAGAGGAGGACGTCGTCCTGGACATGTACATCGAGACCGGCTTCCCCCTCCCCAAGGAGCTGGCCGACGAATTCACCAACCAGTACCCGAATGTCACCTTCGACATCCGCGAGGACCAGTTCGCCGTCATCACGCAGAACGCGCCCCGCGTGCTGCAGGACTCGCCGCCCGATCTCATGCGCCTTCCGCAGATGTCGGAACTGGCCTCCAGCGGACTCCTTCTGAACCTCGACCCGTACGCCGAGGCGTTCGGGTGGACTGAGTGGCCCGCCTCGCAGCTCGAGCAGCTGCGCGTCGACGAGGAGGGCCGTCGCGGCGACGGCCCGCTCTACGCGATGGGCCTGAACTTCTCGATGACCGGGGTGTTCTACAACAAGGAGCTCGCCGAGCAGATCGGGATGACCGAGCCTCCCGCGACCCTCGAGGAGTTCGACGGCTACCTCGCCGCCGCTCGCGACGCCGGGCTCACCCCGATCGCCCAGTTCAACGGTGGCGCGACCGGAGGCCTGCTGTTCCCGCTGCAGCTGCTGATGGCCTCCTACGGCGAGACCGCACCGATCAACGACTGGATCTTCCAGAAGGAGGGCGCGACGATCGACACCCCCGACAACCTCGAGGCCGCCGAGCACCTGCAGGGATGGATCGAGGAGGGCTTCTTCGCCGACGACGTGAATTCGATGGACTACTCGCAGATGATGAGCCGCTTCATCGGCGGCGAGAGCGTCTTCATCTTCAGCGGCGACTGGGAGTCGGGCAACCTCGACACCCAGATGCCCGACAACGCCGGCTTCTTCGTGATGCCGCCGCTGGAAGACGGCGGAACCCTCGGCGCCATGTCGGCGCCCCTCACCTACGGCATCTCCGCGAACGCCGAGAACCCCGACTGCGCCGCATTCTTCCTGGACTGGGTCGCCACGGATGAGACGGCGCGCACCATCACGGTCGAGGTCGGCGGATCCCACCCGATGGGGCCGGCCGATGCCTTCATGCCCGAGGTCGCAGAGGGCTCGGTCACCGCCGAGACCCTCGCCGCGGGCACCACGATCAACGACGCCGACGGCGCGATGGACTTCATCGCCAACGCCACCGGAGCGATCTACGCCCAGAGCTGGACGCCCAATGTCCAGCGACTGGTCGCCGGTGAGCAGGATGCAGCGGGCCTGCTGAGCTCGGTCCAGACCGATTACGAAGCCGAGGTCGGTCAGTAG
- a CDS encoding carbohydrate ABC transporter permease, producing the protein MSSRSQVAAADISAAATPPPPPSIPDDRALTRRRRRRRVVRDLRTYLLVLPAAAFYIAFVLRPIALTAQYSLYDWDGFTTASWAGLANYGEVFGNPTLLGAILNSFELIIYFSIIPVILGLFAANIIRGIATSRLATVSRTVLFLPQVIPLVAAGIMWSWQLSSSGFVNQLLSAIGLGGLTRAWLGDFNTALPAVGLIGAWVQLGLCTVLLLAGMTKIDPALYEAARIDGAGPVREFFSITLPSVRQELAVAITVTVISALASFDIIYISTQGGPGNSTLVPGLQIYYLAFFQRDVGTASALAVVLMLLVLLVVLPLQRIIRGRDA; encoded by the coding sequence ATGAGCTCACGCTCCCAGGTCGCGGCGGCGGACATCTCCGCCGCCGCGACCCCTCCCCCACCGCCATCAATCCCGGATGACCGTGCGCTGACGCGCCGGCGGCGCCGGCGCCGTGTCGTCCGAGACCTCCGGACCTACCTGCTGGTGCTGCCGGCAGCGGCGTTCTACATCGCCTTCGTGCTGCGTCCGATCGCCCTGACCGCGCAGTACTCGCTGTACGACTGGGACGGCTTCACCACCGCGTCCTGGGCGGGCCTTGCCAACTACGGCGAGGTCTTCGGCAACCCGACGCTGCTGGGCGCCATCCTCAACTCCTTCGAGCTGATCATCTACTTCAGCATCATCCCGGTGATCCTCGGACTCTTCGCAGCGAACATCATCCGAGGGATCGCAACGAGCCGGCTCGCGACGGTCTCTCGCACGGTCCTTTTCCTCCCGCAGGTAATCCCGCTCGTGGCCGCGGGGATCATGTGGAGCTGGCAGCTCTCCTCGAGCGGCTTCGTCAACCAGCTCCTCAGCGCGATCGGCCTCGGCGGACTCACGCGCGCCTGGCTCGGAGACTTCAACACCGCCCTCCCGGCCGTCGGCCTCATCGGCGCCTGGGTGCAGCTCGGCCTGTGCACCGTGCTGCTGCTGGCCGGCATGACCAAGATCGACCCCGCCCTCTACGAGGCGGCTCGCATCGACGGGGCAGGTCCCGTCCGCGAGTTCTTCTCGATCACCCTGCCGAGCGTCCGCCAGGAACTCGCCGTCGCCATCACGGTGACTGTCATCTCGGCGCTCGCGAGCTTCGACATCATCTACATCTCCACCCAGGGCGGCCCGGGCAACAGCACGCTCGTCCCGGGCCTGCAGATCTACTACCTGGCCTTCTTCCAGCGTGACGTGGGCACAGCCTCCGCCCTCGCTGTCGTGCTGATGCTCCTCGTGCTCCTCGTAGTGCTGCCCCTGCAGCGCATCATCCGCGGGAGGGACGCATGA
- a CDS encoding carbohydrate ABC transporter permease encodes MITPLRDKILGRALLFLLMAITIIPFVSLFVTALHPPGTYPAGISWPETPRWDNFLTAFQSANMLELLWSSVLIELGVVPIAVLIATLAGFALGHLRPRGGNAVFIVFILGLTLPFEGIVVPLYYQMRDIGLLNTRWAIILPLIGLFMPFAIMWMRAHFVNMPHDLSEAARVDGATTWQLFWKIHVPLSAPALSSLAILLFLWTWNQFLLAIVLVDDPANRTMAGALGAFQGQWGTDIPLLCAGSLLILTPTLLIFLIFQRHFVSALLQGSLKG; translated from the coding sequence ATGATCACCCCGCTCCGCGACAAGATCCTCGGCCGCGCGCTGCTGTTCCTGCTCATGGCGATCACGATCATCCCGTTCGTGAGCCTGTTCGTCACGGCGTTGCATCCGCCCGGCACCTATCCCGCGGGGATCAGCTGGCCCGAGACCCCGCGGTGGGACAACTTCCTCACCGCCTTCCAGTCGGCCAACATGCTCGAGCTGCTGTGGTCGAGCGTCCTCATCGAGCTCGGCGTGGTTCCGATCGCGGTGCTGATCGCCACCCTCGCCGGCTTCGCGCTCGGCCACCTGCGACCCCGCGGCGGCAACGCGGTGTTCATCGTGTTCATCCTCGGGCTCACCCTGCCCTTCGAAGGCATCGTGGTGCCGCTCTACTACCAGATGCGCGACATCGGACTGCTGAACACACGGTGGGCGATCATCCTCCCCCTCATCGGCCTGTTCATGCCGTTCGCGATCATGTGGATGCGGGCCCACTTCGTGAACATGCCCCACGACCTCTCCGAGGCCGCCCGCGTCGACGGGGCGACGACCTGGCAGCTCTTCTGGAAGATCCATGTGCCGCTGTCGGCACCGGCGCTGTCGTCGCTGGCGATCCTGCTGTTCCTGTGGACCTGGAACCAGTTCCTCCTGGCCATCGTGCTCGTCGACGATCCCGCCAACCGGACCATGGCCGGCGCCCTGGGCGCCTTCCAAGGCCAGTGGGGAACAGACATCCCGCTCCTGTGCGCCGGGTCGCTGCTGATCCTCACTCCCACTCTGCTGATCTTTCTGATCTTCCAGCGCCACTTCGTCTCCGCCCTCCTCCAGGGCTCCCTGAAAGGCTGA
- a CDS encoding alpha/beta hydrolase, which produces MAHALATNPDIVTTLRPDEIEALRARGIVPPREEITRSGRLAHSEHVIEGPGGDLRVILLLPAARTGPVPVLLFAHGGGLVVGGPYDGLAPLAALADEAGLAIASVDYRLAPEHRYPAAVEDVYAALAWVAGQASMLGVDPDRVILSGISAGGGLAAATALLARDRGGPGVFAQLLICPMLDDRNQTASGAQMAGRGAWDRDANETAWSAYLGPDRTEVPIYAAPARAEDLSGLPPAFIDVGSAETFRDECVAYADRIWQSGGDAELHVWPGGAHGFDALVPEALLSRDAARARAHWLARVLANARRTLAGI; this is translated from the coding sequence GTGGCACACGCCCTGGCGACGAACCCGGACATCGTCACGACCCTCCGACCCGATGAGATCGAAGCCCTGCGCGCCCGGGGCATCGTTCCCCCGAGGGAGGAGATCACCCGAAGCGGTCGCCTCGCGCACTCCGAGCACGTGATCGAGGGTCCCGGCGGCGACCTCCGGGTCATCCTTCTCCTCCCGGCGGCGCGCACCGGTCCGGTGCCGGTACTGCTCTTCGCCCACGGCGGCGGGCTGGTGGTCGGCGGACCCTACGACGGACTGGCGCCCCTGGCGGCTCTTGCCGACGAGGCGGGTCTGGCCATCGCTTCGGTCGACTATCGCCTCGCCCCCGAGCACCGCTATCCCGCCGCCGTCGAAGACGTCTACGCCGCGCTCGCGTGGGTCGCGGGCCAGGCCTCCATGCTCGGCGTGGATCCCGACCGCGTCATCCTGTCGGGGATCAGCGCCGGGGGCGGCCTCGCCGCGGCGACCGCCCTGCTGGCCCGCGACCGCGGCGGGCCGGGTGTCTTCGCCCAGCTGCTCATCTGCCCCATGCTCGACGATCGCAACCAGACGGCCTCGGGTGCGCAGATGGCGGGCCGCGGCGCGTGGGACCGCGATGCGAACGAGACCGCCTGGAGCGCCTACCTCGGACCCGATCGCACCGAGGTGCCCATCTACGCCGCACCTGCGCGCGCCGAGGACCTGTCCGGGCTCCCGCCCGCCTTCATCGACGTGGGATCGGCAGAGACGTTCCGCGACGAGTGCGTGGCGTACGCCGACCGCATCTGGCAGAGCGGCGGAGACGCCGAGCTGCATGTCTGGCCCGGCGGGGCGCACGGCTTCGACGCTCTCGTGCCGGAGGCGCTGCTCAGCCGCGATGCCGCGCGAGCACGCGCGCACTGGCTCGCTCGTGTGCTCGCCAACGCTCGACGCACTCTCGCTGGCATCTGA
- a CDS encoding cryptochrome/photolyase family protein — protein MKAALILATQLFEDHPALHDPDIDILFFIEAESALTRRPFHAHKLVLILSGLRHAAVHAEEAGHRVAHLRVGEEWSFATGLRRLIREHGIDGLAWMSATDRGVDERLRRVCDDEGVATRIYPDALFLTAADDLDEWFGGHPRAKMEDFYRWQRVRTGVLMDGEKPAGGAWNFDADNRHPLPSGGVPIPALPEARHDGITREVMALVADRFADHPGDAADFWLPVTAPGAREWLASFVAERLELFGRYEDAMAADEPFLFHAVISPFLNVGLLRAEEVVRAAVAHRDAVPIASLEGFVRQVIGWREYMRGSYRAEPALIDANHFELTRPLEDWWYTGTGIPDDLPTPVRVVLERVHRWGYAHHIERLMVLGNWFLLQGYHPRAVFDWYSALFIDAYEWVMVPNVQGMSQYADGGGVATKPYVSGGAYLQKMGRWWGSDREARDSVFTSAYWAFLDRHEAKLAGNPRLNMPLAQMRRRRGD, from the coding sequence ATGAAGGCCGCGCTGATCCTCGCCACCCAGCTCTTCGAGGATCACCCGGCACTTCACGATCCCGACATCGACATCCTGTTCTTCATCGAGGCCGAGTCGGCCCTCACCCGTCGACCGTTCCACGCCCACAAGCTCGTGCTCATCCTCTCCGGACTCCGACATGCCGCCGTGCACGCCGAGGAAGCCGGACACCGGGTGGCACACCTCCGGGTCGGGGAGGAGTGGAGCTTCGCGACGGGCCTTCGCCGACTGATCCGCGAGCATGGGATCGACGGGCTGGCGTGGATGAGCGCGACGGATCGCGGGGTGGACGAGCGCCTGCGACGGGTCTGCGATGACGAGGGGGTCGCGACCCGCATCTACCCGGACGCCCTCTTCCTCACGGCCGCCGATGATCTGGACGAATGGTTCGGCGGGCATCCGCGGGCTAAGATGGAGGACTTCTACCGATGGCAGCGCGTGCGTACCGGCGTCCTCATGGACGGCGAGAAGCCCGCGGGAGGTGCCTGGAACTTCGACGCCGACAACCGTCATCCGCTTCCCTCGGGCGGGGTCCCGATCCCCGCCCTTCCCGAGGCCCGACATGACGGGATCACACGAGAGGTGATGGCCCTCGTCGCCGACCGGTTCGCCGATCATCCGGGCGACGCTGCGGATTTCTGGTTGCCGGTCACCGCTCCGGGGGCTCGGGAGTGGCTGGCGTCGTTCGTCGCCGAGCGGTTGGAGCTCTTCGGCCGTTACGAGGACGCCATGGCCGCCGATGAGCCGTTCCTCTTCCACGCGGTCATCAGCCCGTTCCTCAACGTCGGTCTGCTCCGCGCCGAAGAGGTCGTCCGCGCTGCCGTGGCCCACCGTGACGCGGTACCGATCGCCTCGCTCGAGGGGTTCGTGCGTCAGGTGATCGGCTGGCGGGAGTACATGCGGGGGTCCTACCGCGCCGAGCCGGCCCTCATCGACGCCAATCACTTCGAGCTCACCCGTCCGCTCGAGGACTGGTGGTACACCGGCACCGGCATCCCCGACGATCTGCCGACACCGGTGCGGGTGGTGCTCGAGCGGGTCCATCGCTGGGGCTACGCCCACCACATCGAGCGGCTCATGGTCCTGGGCAACTGGTTCCTGCTGCAGGGCTATCATCCGCGGGCGGTGTTCGACTGGTATTCGGCGCTCTTCATCGACGCGTACGAGTGGGTGATGGTGCCCAACGTTCAGGGGATGAGCCAGTACGCCGACGGCGGCGGCGTGGCCACGAAGCCCTACGTCTCGGGTGGGGCCTACCTGCAGAAGATGGGCCGGTGGTGGGGCAGCGATCGCGAGGCCCGAGACTCCGTCTTCACCAGCGCCTACTGGGCCTTCCTCGATCGGCACGAGGCGAAGCTCGCCGGCAACCCCCGATTGAACATGCCGCTCGCGCAGATGCGCCGACGCCGGGGAGACTGA
- a CDS encoding NAD(P)/FAD-dependent oxidoreductase: MSRTGRAAHDVAVIGAGLAGLRAADILARAGRDVVLLEAADDVGGRERTDIVDGFLLDRGFHVLNPAYPALPRAVDLAALDIQAFPVGVRVRRERRSVRLGHPLRHPGLLPASVASGLARPADLWALGRWIIPALLDPKGVISGPDRSLAEGWTRAGLTGPLRTEVLEPFLAGVVADDTGTTSDAFVRLLVRMFALGRPGLPAGGIAALPRQLASRAEAAGADIRLTHRVTALCRGTNVCEVAIAGADTVRAGHVIVAVGPEMVATLTDLPAPKTKGLQTWWFDAEHEPAFDALLAVDGRRRGPIVNTAVLSRTARSYAPPGHHLVQATCLLPADGGGAPEAEVRRQLAELWGKDAAQWRLLRRDDVRHALPAQPAPLRTRSAPWIAERILIAGDHRDTASIQGALVSGARVARAMLSA; encoded by the coding sequence ATGTCCCGCACCGGCCGCGCCGCGCACGACGTTGCGGTGATCGGAGCGGGCCTGGCGGGTCTTCGCGCGGCGGACATCCTCGCCCGGGCGGGTCGCGACGTCGTGCTGCTCGAGGCGGCCGATGACGTCGGCGGCAGGGAGCGCACCGACATCGTCGACGGGTTCCTCCTCGACCGCGGCTTCCACGTCCTGAATCCGGCCTACCCCGCTCTCCCCCGCGCGGTCGACCTCGCGGCCCTGGACATCCAGGCCTTCCCCGTCGGCGTGCGCGTGCGCCGCGAGAGGCGCTCAGTGCGCCTCGGGCATCCCCTGCGGCATCCGGGCCTCCTCCCGGCGTCTGTGGCGAGCGGGCTCGCCCGACCCGCCGACCTCTGGGCGCTCGGCCGATGGATCATCCCGGCGCTGCTCGACCCGAAGGGCGTCATCTCCGGGCCCGACCGCAGTCTCGCCGAGGGATGGACGCGGGCGGGCCTCACCGGGCCGCTGCGCACGGAGGTGCTCGAACCGTTCCTCGCCGGCGTGGTCGCCGACGACACCGGCACCACCTCCGACGCCTTCGTCCGGCTGCTCGTGCGCATGTTCGCGCTCGGGCGACCGGGGCTGCCCGCCGGGGGCATCGCAGCCCTCCCCCGCCAGCTCGCTTCCCGAGCCGAGGCGGCGGGTGCCGACATCCGCCTCACCCACCGCGTCACCGCCCTGTGTCGCGGAACGAACGTCTGCGAGGTGGCGATCGCGGGAGCCGACACCGTGCGTGCCGGCCACGTCATCGTCGCGGTCGGGCCCGAGATGGTCGCGACGCTCACCGACCTGCCGGCACCGAAGACGAAGGGACTGCAGACCTGGTGGTTCGACGCCGAGCACGAGCCCGCGTTCGACGCCCTCCTGGCCGTCGACGGGCGGCGTCGGGGTCCGATCGTCAACACCGCGGTCCTCTCGCGCACGGCGCGCTCCTACGCCCCGCCCGGTCATCACCTCGTGCAGGCCACCTGCCTGCTCCCCGCCGACGGCGGGGGCGCTCCGGAGGCCGAGGTACGCCGTCAGCTCGCGGAGCTGTGGGGGAAGGATGCCGCGCAGTGGCGTCTCCTCCGCCGCGACGACGTGCGCCACGCCCTTCCCGCCCAGCCGGCTCCGCTCCGAACGAGGAGTGCGCCCTGGATCGCAGAGCGCATCCTGATCGCGGGCGACCACCGCGACACCGCCTCGATCCAGGGTGCGCTGGTCTCCGGAGCGCGCGTCGCGCGGGCGATGCTCTCGGCGTGA
- a CDS encoding DUF1345 domain-containing protein: MSGVVTGARRRTAVWGLVISSVLQLTLVLLGIGFILAPDNAASAVLLFAWCGVGTAYAAGIWVVLWVAGRRAESDGPPLLMELGIVPRTISLTATIFTSAVGVVATVQHIFLQPGDAITPLLDVIGIWAMLLAWTLLHWGYAQLYLQLYYRENDRPLRFPGTTTPGILEFAYFSYTVAVSFAASDVEVHDRQMRWRVMTHSVIGYFVNGLIIVTALSAIAEAGGR, translated from the coding sequence GTGAGCGGCGTCGTCACGGGCGCACGGCGCCGCACCGCGGTGTGGGGGCTCGTCATCAGCTCGGTGCTGCAGCTGACGCTCGTGCTGCTGGGGATCGGCTTCATCCTCGCCCCCGACAACGCGGCCTCCGCCGTCCTCCTGTTCGCCTGGTGCGGCGTGGGCACCGCCTACGCGGCGGGCATCTGGGTGGTGCTGTGGGTCGCGGGGCGTCGAGCCGAGAGTGACGGGCCGCCGCTTCTTATGGAGCTCGGCATCGTGCCGCGCACGATCTCGCTGACGGCGACCATCTTCACCAGCGCCGTCGGCGTCGTGGCCACCGTCCAGCACATCTTCCTCCAGCCCGGCGACGCGATCACCCCGCTGCTCGACGTCATCGGGATCTGGGCCATGCTGCTCGCCTGGACCCTGCTGCACTGGGGGTACGCGCAGCTCTACTTGCAGCTGTACTACCGCGAGAACGACCGCCCGCTGCGTTTCCCCGGCACGACGACCCCCGGCATCCTCGAGTTCGCCTACTTCTCGTATACGGTCGCGGTCAGTTTCGCCGCCTCCGATGTGGAGGTGCACGACCGTCAGATGCGGTGGCGGGTGATGACCCACTCCGTCATCGGGTACTTCGTCAACGGCCTGATCATCGTCACAGCCCTGAGCGCCATCGCCGAGGCCGGCGGGCGCTGA
- the gnd gene encoding phosphogluconate dehydrogenase (NAD(+)-dependent, decarboxylating): protein MQLAMVGLGRMGANIVRRLMRDGHDCVVYDVNQDAVSTLAAEGATGAATLADLAGKLETPRVVWLMIPAGLTGGVVDQLAQVLEPGDIIIDGGNSNYRDDVRRAAALKPKGIHYVDVGTSGGVFGLDRGYCLMVGGPDEAFTRIEPVLATIAPGRGEIERTPGREGDFAPEELGYLHCGPSGAGHFVKMVHNGIEYGIMAALAEGLNILEHADAGIHQAEHSAEVAPLEEPEFYQFTIDTPKVAELWRRGSVISSWLLDLTAAALQDNPTLDGLAGRVSDSGEGRWTVKAAVDTGVPAPVLAASLFERFASRGEDHFANQVLSAMRLQFGGHQELPAGDVLEAGSRKADA, encoded by the coding sequence ATGCAACTGGCGATGGTGGGACTGGGGCGGATGGGTGCGAACATCGTCCGACGGTTGATGCGCGACGGTCACGACTGCGTCGTCTACGACGTCAATCAGGACGCCGTGTCCACCCTCGCCGCGGAAGGCGCGACGGGCGCTGCGACCTTGGCCGATCTCGCGGGCAAGCTCGAGACCCCGCGCGTGGTGTGGTTGATGATCCCGGCAGGTCTCACCGGCGGGGTCGTCGACCAGCTCGCCCAGGTGCTCGAACCGGGCGACATCATCATCGACGGCGGCAACTCCAACTATCGCGACGACGTCCGTCGGGCCGCCGCGCTGAAGCCGAAGGGCATCCACTACGTCGACGTCGGCACGAGCGGTGGTGTCTTCGGCCTCGACCGCGGCTACTGCCTGATGGTCGGAGGCCCGGACGAGGCCTTCACCCGCATCGAGCCGGTGCTGGCGACGATCGCTCCCGGTCGAGGCGAGATCGAACGGACCCCAGGCCGCGAAGGCGATTTCGCGCCGGAGGAGCTCGGCTACCTCCACTGCGGTCCGTCGGGTGCCGGCCACTTCGTGAAGATGGTGCACAACGGCATCGAATACGGGATCATGGCCGCGCTCGCCGAGGGCCTCAACATCCTCGAGCATGCCGATGCCGGCATACATCAGGCGGAGCACTCCGCCGAGGTGGCGCCGCTGGAGGAGCCGGAGTTCTACCAGTTCACCATCGACACCCCCAAGGTCGCGGAGCTCTGGCGCCGCGGGTCGGTCATCTCCTCGTGGCTGCTCGATCTCACCGCGGCCGCCCTGCAGGACAACCCCACGCTGGACGGTCTCGCCGGCCGGGTGTCCGACTCGGGTGAGGGGCGCTGGACGGTCAAGGCCGCCGTCGACACCGGCGTGCCCGCCCCCGTGCTCGCCGCCTCGCTGTTCGAGCGTTTCGCCTCACGGGGCGAAGACCACTTCGCCAACCAGGTGCTCTCGGCGATGCGCCTGCAGTTCGGCGGTCACCAGGAGCTTCCCGCGGGCGACGTCCTCGAAGCGGGGAGCCGCAAGGCCGACGCCTGA
- a CDS encoding Dps family protein: MATTSDKASSATRNKRRPSRGAELTDEQNAEKGFQASETLSNSLQRVLVDLIELSLQGKQAHWNVVGTNFRDTHLQLDEIIDAAREFADDIAERMRALHALPDGRSDTVAETTTLPEFPQGEIATTEVIDLMTERLDAVAGTVREVHDPVDDEDPTSADILHGVLERVEQLSWMVSAENRKPRR, encoded by the coding sequence GTGGCCACCACGTCCGACAAAGCCTCTTCCGCCACCCGCAACAAGCGGCGGCCGTCGCGCGGCGCCGAACTCACCGATGAGCAGAATGCCGAGAAGGGCTTCCAGGCATCCGAGACCCTGAGCAACAGCCTGCAGCGTGTTCTGGTCGACCTGATCGAACTCTCCCTGCAGGGCAAGCAGGCCCACTGGAACGTCGTCGGGACGAACTTCCGTGACACCCACCTTCAGCTCGACGAGATCATCGACGCAGCCCGCGAATTCGCCGATGACATCGCCGAGCGGATGCGGGCGCTCCACGCCCTGCCTGACGGCCGCAGCGACACCGTCGCCGAGACGACCACCCTGCCGGAGTTCCCGCAGGGCGAGATCGCCACGACCGAGGTGATCGACCTGATGACCGAACGTCTCGACGCCGTCGCCGGCACCGTCCGTGAGGTGCACGACCCCGTCGATGATGAAGACCCCACGAGCGCCGACATCCTGCACGGGGTTCTCGAGCGCGTGGAACAGCTGTCGTGGATGGTGAGCGCGGAGAACCGCAAGCCCCGGCGCTGA
- the fdhD gene encoding formate dehydrogenase accessory sulfurtransferase FdhD codes for MGRITARRPVTRVTIGGGEGGTDAARRRPDALAVEEPLEIRVRGTSLAVTMRTPGHDVELASGFLVSEGVISRGDQFRSAIHCGGPGTGGMLGGIGAFAGSSADGNTYNVLDVSLASDVPPLDPDLARNFYTTSSCGLCGKASIDAVRTVSSYDIALDQARVPAAMLSGFPDELRRQQDVFDKTGGLHAAALFDAATGEALVVREDVGRHNAVDKVVGWAVLNDRLPLAGTVLQVSGRASFELVQKAVMAGIPVLAAVSAPSSLAVELAEDSGLTLVGFLRGASMNIYTHPDRILLAA; via the coding sequence ATGGGACGCATCACCGCGCGCCGACCCGTCACACGCGTCACCATCGGTGGCGGCGAAGGGGGAACGGATGCGGCGCGGCGGCGTCCCGACGCGCTCGCCGTGGAGGAGCCCCTCGAGATCCGGGTGCGCGGCACGTCGCTCGCCGTCACCATGCGCACCCCCGGGCACGACGTCGAGCTCGCCTCGGGCTTCCTGGTGTCGGAGGGGGTGATCTCCCGCGGGGACCAGTTCCGTTCGGCCATCCACTGCGGGGGCCCGGGGACGGGAGGGATGCTCGGCGGCATCGGAGCGTTCGCGGGATCATCGGCTGACGGCAACACGTACAACGTGCTCGATGTCTCGCTGGCCTCTGACGTCCCGCCGCTGGACCCGGATCTCGCCCGGAACTTCTACACGACGAGCAGCTGCGGGCTGTGCGGTAAGGCGTCGATCGATGCCGTCCGCACGGTGTCGAGCTACGACATCGCGCTCGACCAGGCGAGGGTGCCGGCGGCGATGCTCTCCGGCTTCCCCGACGAGCTCCGGCGCCAGCAGGATGTCTTCGACAAGACCGGCGGGCTGCACGCTGCCGCGCTCTTCGACGCCGCCACCGGCGAGGCGCTCGTCGTGCGCGAGGACGTCGGGCGCCACAATGCGGTGGACAAGGTGGTCGGGTGGGCGGTGCTGAACGACCGGCTTCCGCTCGCGGGCACGGTGCTGCAGGTGTCGGGGCGGGCGAGCTTCGAGCTCGTGCAGAAGGCTGTGATGGCCGGCATCCCGGTCCTCGCGGCGGTCTCGGCGCCGTCGTCGCTCGCCGTCGAACTCGCTGAGGATTCGGGTCTCACGCTCGTGGGTTTCCTGCGGGGCGCGTCGATGAACATCTACACGCACCCCGACAGGATCCTCCTCGCCGCCTGA